A region of the Chryseobacterium cucumeris genome:
ATGATTGCGGGGATTTTGAAGGATAAACAGCAGAGTAGCCTCCGGCACAATCTTTTTTAAAACATTAGCATAAAAAAAACCTCAAAGTAATTTGAGGTTTCTTTATATAAAATAATGACTTAATTATTTTGCTGGTTTTTTAGGACTCATCATCATAATCATCCTTTTTCCTTCAAGTTTAGGAAGCTGGTCTACTTTACCCACATGCTCAAGTTCCTGAGCAAGTTTTAAAAGCAAAATTTCTCCTTGGTCCTTAAAGATAATCGAACGTCCTTTAAAAAATACGTAGGTTTTTAATTTAGAACCTTCTTCAAGGAATTTTTCAGCATGCTTCTTTTTGAATTCGTAATCGTGGTCATCAGTCTGAGGTCCGAAACGGATCTCTTTTACAACCACTTTTACCTGCTTGGCTTTAAGTTCCTTCTGTTTTTTCTTTTGCTCGTATAAGAATTTCTTGTATTCCAATACTCTTGCAATAAATGGTTCTGCCTTGTCAGAAATTACTACTAAATCCAATTCTTGTTCCGCCGCAATTTGTCTTGCTTTGTCAATTGGATAAATTCCTGGCTCTACGTTATCGCCCACTAAACGAAGCTCTCTCACACGAATTTTATCGTTGATCAAGTGAGCGTCCTCTTGTACCGGACGTCTCTGTGGGCCCCTGTTGTTAAATCTTTGTGCTATTGTATTATAATTTTATGGGTTAATTACTTAATTTAATTGATTTAAATATTTAAAATTGAAAGATTTTATTAATTTTTTAATCCTTCAATCTTTTTATTTAAAATTTAGATTGCTGCCTCTTTTTTGAAGTAAGCAACGAAATCCTCCAGCTTCATCGCTCCAAGATCTCCTTCACCACGTCTTCTTACAGAAATCGTGCCTTCTTTCTCTTCATTTTCTCCTACAACAAGCATGAAAGGGATTTTCTTCAATTCAGCATCACGGATCTTTTTACCTGTCTTCTCATTTCTTTCATCAATCTGACCGCTAATATCGTGATTTTCCAAAAATTGTGAAACTTTTTTTGAATAATCTACATATTTTTCACTGATTGGTAGAATAATAAACTGATCCGGGCTTAGCCATAACGGGAAATCACCTGCAGTGTTTTCCAGCAGAATAGCGATAAAACGCTCCATAGAACCGAATGGTGCTCTGTGGATCATCACCGGTCTGTGCTTTTCATTATCATTTCCGATATAGTGAAGATCAAATCTTTCCGGTAAGTTATAATCTACCTGGATTGTTCCTAACTGCCATTTTCTTCCCAAAGCATCCTTCACCATGAAGTCAAGCTTCGGACCGTAGAATGCCGCTTCTCCGTATTCTACTACTGTTTTTAAACCTTTCTTTTGAGCTGCATTGATGATCGCACTTTCTGCTTTCTCCCAGTTTTCATCAGAACCGATATATTTTTGTTTGTTTTCAGGATCTCTTAATGAAACCTGAGTTACAAAATCTTCAAACCCTAAAGATTTGAATACATACAACGTAAGATCAATTACTTTTTCAAACTCTTCAGAAAGCTGATCCGGAGTACAGAATAAGTGAGCATCATCCTGAGTAAATCCACGAACTCTCGTTAAACCGTGAAGCTCTCCACTTTGCTCATATCTGTATACCGTACCGAATTCTGCATATCTTTTTGGTAAATCTCTGTAGCTCCATTGTGAAGTTTTGTAAATTTCACAGTGGTGAGGACAGTTCATCGGCTTCAGCAAAAATTCTTCTCCTTCATTGGGCGTTTTAATCGGCTGGAAGCTGTCTTCACCATATTTATCCCAGTGTCCTGAAGTTACATACAATTCTTTGGCTCCAATATGTGGAGACATAACGAATTCATAACCTCCTTTTTTCTGAGCATCAGAAAGGAAATTCTCCAGTTTTCTTCTTAAAGCAGTACCTTTTGGCAGCCAAAGTGGTAAACCTGCACCTACTTTTTCAGAGAATGCGAAGATTCCAAGTTCTTTACCTAATTTTCTGTGGTCTCTTCTTTTGGCTTCTTCCAATCTTTCAAGATATTCTGTAAGATCTTTCTGCTTCGGGAAAGAAATACCATATACTCTTGTTAATTGTGGGTTCTTTTCATTCCCTCTCCAGTAAGCTCCTGCTGCATTTAATATTTTAACCGCTTTTACGATTCCTGTATTCGGGATATGACCACCACGACATAAATCTGTGAAGTTATCGTGGGTTACAAAAGTAATTTCCCCATCATTAAGATTAGAGATCAATTCCACTTTGTAGGGGTTATCTGCATACGTCTTCAAAGCTTCTTCTTTTGAAACCGGATATAAAGAGAAGGTTGAGCCTTTCTTCGCATTTTCCAGGATCTTTTTCTCAATCTTCTCAAAATCTTTTTCAGATAGACTTTCATCCCCGAAATCTACATCATAGTAGAATCCGCTTTCGATAGCAGGACCGATGGTCAACTTAGCATCAGGATAAAACTCAAGGATTGCCTGCGCCAAAAGGTGAGCAGAAGAGTGCCAGAAAGCCTTCTTTCCAAGATCATCATTCCAGGTCAAAAGCTGTACCGTAGAATCCGTGGTTATAGGTGTGGTCGTTTCTACTTGTTTGTCATTAACAATTGCGGAAATGGTGTTTCTAGCCAATCCCTCGCTTATAGATTTTGCCACATCAAGGGGAGTCACTGCTCCCTCGAATTCTTTGACACTATTGTCTGGAAGTGTAATTTTTATCATTGTTTACTAAGAAATTTTAAGAGGCAAAAATACGGAATTTTTAGATAAAATACTATATTAGCATATATTTAGAATGAGAATTAATATTAAAAATGTAAAAGATGCAGATGGTTTTAGTCTCACTGAATTCCATATTTCGTTTTTCATAGAAAAATACCTTTGATTTTTTATTCAAGATAACACCAATATTAAGATACTTAGTCTATTTGTAAGTCTTTAAAAACAAATTAATTACAATTAATATGAATGCTATAAATGTTGACCTTCACTGCGATTTATTATGCTATTTGCTGGAGCCGGGTTCATTAATTAACGACAAAGAACTTGGATGCTCACTTCCTTATTTAAAAGAAGGAAATGTAAAGCTTCAGGTGATGGCTATATACTCCGCGACAGGGCAAAATAGTACTGCTTACGGAGCAAAACAGAGCGAAATATTTTCAGATCTCCTGCAAAATGAAAGTTTTTTCTTATTCGATGGTAACAATTATAAAAATCCTGAAAATATAGGAAAAGTAGGAGTTATCGCTTCTATTGAAAATGCATCCGGCTTCTGTGGCGAAGATGACACTTTGGAAACGGGTTTTAAAAATCTGGAAGCGATCATTGAAAAAACACAACGAATTCTTTACCTTGGAATAACCCATCATACTGAAAACCGCTTTGGAGGAGGAAATAATTCCGATGTAGGGTTGAAAGATGACGGTAAAGTTCTGCTTGACTATTTCTCAGAAAAAAACATTGCTATTGATCTTGCCCACACCAGTGATCAGCTTGCCTATGGAATTCTTAATTATATTGATCAGAGAAACTACAAAATTCCTGTTATCGCAAGCCATTCCAACTACAGACAGGTACATGATAAAAAGAGAAATCTTCCCGATGAACTGGCGAAAGAAGTGATTAAAAGAAAAGGGCTGATCGGACTCAATTTTATCCGCAATTGTGTCGATGATACAAATCCGGAAATGTTATATGAACATATTCAGTACGGCCTTGATTTGGGTGGAGAAGATGCAGTTGCGTATGGTGCCGATTTTTTCTTCTGTAAAAACCATCCTGATAAATCCCGTCATCCATTTTTCTTTAAAGGATATGATGATGCATCTGCATTTAATGCTATCAATAAAGAAATTGAGAAGCGTTTTTCACATGAACTGATGGAAAAAATCAGCCATAAAAATGCATTGAGTTTTATAAAGAAGATGTATAAATAAAATCATCATCCGATTACATCACAGCATAATTAACAGGTCGCTCCGGAGGAGCGACCTGTTAATACCTAAATCTATAAAAGATTATATTAAAAAATGTTTTTTGATGTTTTATTTTACATGAAATAAAACATTGTAAATTATTGAAAAATATATTTTTATATATTCTTATTTAATGCTTTCTTTTATACTTTACTTTCTGCTTGATAATCTCAATTACGTCCACATTCTGAACTTTAGATTTAATCCATCCGTGGATGTCAATATAGAATAACGAACGTCTATAATATTCATTATTGGAATATTCTTCCAGCTTTTTATCAAAGCTTTCAAAAGCTTTTTGTCTCTGATCCGGGATTTGATTATTCAGGTTCTTAAAAAACTGAATGCTTTCAAAATGGAATTCTTCCGGCTTTTTCATTTTCTTCGCAAATTTCAAAGTAGAAGCAATAAATTCATCATAATCTTCATCATTGCCAGACTCATATTTTGCCATTAAGATCAGAATTCTTGTATGGAACAAGAGGTCTTCCTGTACATTTCCTTTGGATTCTATAACCCTCATAGAATATTCAATGGACTTTTCAAACATTTTACTTCCGAAGAACATGGCGGCCATTTTAAGGTAAAGAATCATAAAATGGTGCTCATCAATCCTCTCTCTGAGCTTTTCCATTTTTAATTCCACTTCAGGAATAAGTTTGGTTCCTGTGAAGAATTCTCCTTTTACAAAGTGAATATTCATCAGCGTATTGTACTGAGTAAGAAAAATAAGAGACTGAAGGTTCTCATTCTGAACAAAATTCTCCGAATGAACCATTGTATTGAAGTTATGGAAATGTTCCTCCAGAATATCAATATTTCCGTATAAAAACAAAATTTTCAGCAAATACGTATTCCCTTTGATATACCAGACAGGATGGCTATAGATCATTTCAGGTTTCTTGTGAAAAAGATCGACCCATTGATAAGCATATTTCAAGGTATATTTATAGTCTTGTAAAAGCTGGTTTTTCCAGACATGGGCTTTGTAATACCATAATTTCTCTGTGAAATTCAATTTCTCAGGATTAATGTTTTTAATCTCGGAGTTAAAAACGTCCATGACTTCCTGCCGGTCTGCATCGTTTTTTACATAACCATGGGTCAGCATTTCGCTATATAATTTCAACGAAAGATTGGATAATTTTGTTGTATAACGGTTTTGTTTACTGATCTCCTGAGATTGTTTGATAAGCTCTTCTGCACGGCCTTCGATACTTCGTGTAATGAATTGTGATTCAATTACTTTTTCAAGGTCGATAATCTCCGAAGCGATACTTTTTTCATCCAGTTCCAGTGCCGTTTGTTTGGTTTTATCCAATATTTTTAAAGCCTGCTTGTAAAGCCCTTTCTGATACAGAATGTTGGCGAAATCCAACTGTTCACGAAGCTGGATTCTGTAGTTCTGATGACTCGGGTTCATTCGAAGGCTTACAAGAATCTGTTTATAAAGATGGGCTTTAAGATTAGAAAGCTGTTGTTTTGTAGATATCTTTTTCTCAATAATAATACTTTCATCATATTCTTTCATCTTATCCATCTCAGAAAATAACAATAGGAATTTGGCATCTACGTTAATTCCGAGGCGGTTTACGTAGAGCTTAAACTGTCTTTTTTCAGAGGTCGTCAATGACTTTACCAATACAAACAAAAAATCTTTCTGCAATTCTGCCATTGTAAATTTTGGGGAATTAAATTATTGATTAACAAATAAATACAATTGTTTTCTAAGCTGTTGAGTATTGTAATTTTCAGAAAAAGTAAAAATGAAAAAATATCGCAAGCTGTAGTTTTGATCCAAAATTAAGTAAAAAACTTCACTTATGAATTCCGAAAAAATCGAAATTTTTGATACGACACTGAGAGATGGGGAGCAGGTTCCGGGATGCAAACTGAATACGGAACAAAAACTGGTTATTGCTGAAAGGCTTGACGAATTAGGAATTGATATCATTGAAGCAGGATTCCCGATTTCCAGCCCGGGAGATTTTGAATCAGTTTCAGAAATTTCAAAACTGGTGAAAAATGCAAAGGTATGCGGACTCACAAGAGCGAACAAAAAAGATATTGATGTAGCAGCAGAAGCGCTGAAGTTGGCAAAGAAACCAAGAATCCACACAGGAATCGGAACTTCGGATTCTCATATTAAATACAAATTCAACTCAACAAGAGAAGATATTATTGAAAGAGCAGCAGAAGCAGTAAAATATGCGAAAACATATGTTGAAGACGTTGAATTTTATGCTGAAGATGCAGGAAGAACGGATAATGAATATCTGGCAAGAGTGTGTGAAGCGGTGATCAAAGCAGGAGCAACTGTCCTGAATATTCCTGATACCACAGGATATTGCCTGCCGGAAGAGTATGGTCAGAAAATAAAATATCTGAAAGAAAATGTAAAGGGAATTGAAAAAGCAGTGCTTTCATGTCATTGCCATAACGATCTGGGGCTGGCTACTGCCAATTCTATTGCCGGAGCAATTAATGGAGCCCGCCAGATTGAATGTACGATCAACGGATTGGGTGAAAGGGCAGGAAATACAGCACTGGAAGAAGTCGTCATGATTTTAAAACAGCATAAAAATCTGAATCTGCATACTGATGTGAATTCCAGAATGCTGAATGAAATGAGTGCTATGGTTTCTGATCTGATGGGAATGTCTGTACAACCAAACAAAGCCATCGTAGGAGCTAATGCCTTTGCTCACAGCTCAGGAATTCATCAGGATGGGGTGATTAAAAACAGGGAAACATATGAAATTATAGATCCTGCAGAAGTAGGTGTGAATGCCTCTTCAATCATTCTTACAGCAAGAAGCGGACGTTCAGCATTGGCTTACCGTTTCAAGCATATCGGTTATGAGGTTACCAAAAATGAACTTGATTATCTGTATCAGGAATTTTTGAAAATCGCTGACCTTAAAAAAGAAATAGACAACGATGATCTGAGTGTTATGATGGATTCTTTCGCCAGAAAAATAGGATAGGTTTGATTTAAATCAAGATAAAGTAAACAATGAACAACAGTAAAAAGACACTTTTTGATAAAGTATGGGACGCCCATGTGGTAGAAACCATTCCTGACGGACCTCAGATCATTTATATCGACAAACATCTTATTCATGAGGTAACCAGCCCTCAGGCTTTTGCAGAACTTGAATCCAGAAATCTGGAAATCTTCAGACCGGAACAGATTGTAGCTACCGCGGATCACAATGTACCTACCTTGCATCAGGATCAGCCTATTAAAGATGATCTTTCAAGAAATCAGGTAGAACAGCTTACAGAAAACTGTAAAAAAAATAATATTGAACTTTTCGGATTGGGACATCAATATCAGGGAATTGTTCATATCATCGCTCCGGAATTAGGGATTACCCAGCCGGGAATGAGCATTGTGTGTGGTGACAGCCATACCTCTACCCATGGTGCATTTGGCTCAATTGCCTTTGGGATTGGAACCAGCCAGGTAGCTCAGGTATTTGCCAGCCAGTGTTTATTACTGAACAAGCCGAAATCAATGAGAATTACCGTCAATGGCAAATTAAACGAAAATGTTCAGCCTAAAGATGTGATTCTTTATATCATTTCAAAAATAGGAACAGACGGCGGAACAGGATATTTCTGCGAATATGCAGGTAATGTCTTCGAAGAAATGTCAATGGAAGGAAGAATGACGGTCTGCAACATGAGTATTGAAATGGGTGCGAGAGGCGGAATGATTGCTCCGGATGAAACCACTTTTGAATACGTGCATGGAAGAAAATTTGCTCCGGAAGGAGAAGACTGGAATGAAAAAGTAGCCTATTGGAGAACCTTGAAAACAGATGAAGGCGCTGTTTTTGATCAGG
Encoded here:
- the infC gene encoding translation initiation factor IF-3 encodes the protein MINDKIRVRELRLVGDNVEPGIYPIDKARQIAAEQELDLVVISDKAEPFIARVLEYKKFLYEQKKKQKELKAKQVKVVVKEIRFGPQTDDHDYEFKKKHAEKFLEEGSKLKTYVFFKGRSIIFKDQGEILLLKLAQELEHVGKVDQLPKLEGKRMIMMMSPKKPAK
- the thrS gene encoding threonine--tRNA ligase; protein product: MIKITLPDNSVKEFEGAVTPLDVAKSISEGLARNTISAIVNDKQVETTTPITTDSTVQLLTWNDDLGKKAFWHSSAHLLAQAILEFYPDAKLTIGPAIESGFYYDVDFGDESLSEKDFEKIEKKILENAKKGSTFSLYPVSKEEALKTYADNPYKVELISNLNDGEITFVTHDNFTDLCRGGHIPNTGIVKAVKILNAAGAYWRGNEKNPQLTRVYGISFPKQKDLTEYLERLEEAKRRDHRKLGKELGIFAFSEKVGAGLPLWLPKGTALRRKLENFLSDAQKKGGYEFVMSPHIGAKELYVTSGHWDKYGEDSFQPIKTPNEGEEFLLKPMNCPHHCEIYKTSQWSYRDLPKRYAEFGTVYRYEQSGELHGLTRVRGFTQDDAHLFCTPDQLSEEFEKVIDLTLYVFKSLGFEDFVTQVSLRDPENKQKYIGSDENWEKAESAIINAAQKKGLKTVVEYGEAAFYGPKLDFMVKDALGRKWQLGTIQVDYNLPERFDLHYIGNDNEKHRPVMIHRAPFGSMERFIAILLENTAGDFPLWLSPDQFIILPISEKYVDYSKKVSQFLENHDISGQIDERNEKTGKKIRDAELKKIPFMLVVGENEEKEGTISVRRRGEGDLGAMKLEDFVAYFKKEAAI
- a CDS encoding dipeptidase; its protein translation is MNAINVDLHCDLLCYLLEPGSLINDKELGCSLPYLKEGNVKLQVMAIYSATGQNSTAYGAKQSEIFSDLLQNESFFLFDGNNYKNPENIGKVGVIASIENASGFCGEDDTLETGFKNLEAIIEKTQRILYLGITHHTENRFGGGNNSDVGLKDDGKVLLDYFSEKNIAIDLAHTSDQLAYGILNYIDQRNYKIPVIASHSNYRQVHDKKRNLPDELAKEVIKRKGLIGLNFIRNCVDDTNPEMLYEHIQYGLDLGGEDAVAYGADFFFCKNHPDKSRHPFFFKGYDDASAFNAINKEIEKRFSHELMEKISHKNALSFIKKMYK
- a CDS encoding 2-isopropylmalate synthase, which produces MNSEKIEIFDTTLRDGEQVPGCKLNTEQKLVIAERLDELGIDIIEAGFPISSPGDFESVSEISKLVKNAKVCGLTRANKKDIDVAAEALKLAKKPRIHTGIGTSDSHIKYKFNSTREDIIERAAEAVKYAKTYVEDVEFYAEDAGRTDNEYLARVCEAVIKAGATVLNIPDTTGYCLPEEYGQKIKYLKENVKGIEKAVLSCHCHNDLGLATANSIAGAINGARQIECTINGLGERAGNTALEEVVMILKQHKNLNLHTDVNSRMLNEMSAMVSDLMGMSVQPNKAIVGANAFAHSSGIHQDGVIKNRETYEIIDPAEVGVNASSIILTARSGRSALAYRFKHIGYEVTKNELDYLYQEFLKIADLKKEIDNDDLSVMMDSFARKIG
- the leuC gene encoding 3-isopropylmalate dehydratase large subunit; this translates as MNNSKKTLFDKVWDAHVVETIPDGPQIIYIDKHLIHEVTSPQAFAELESRNLEIFRPEQIVATADHNVPTLHQDQPIKDDLSRNQVEQLTENCKKNNIELFGLGHQYQGIVHIIAPELGITQPGMSIVCGDSHTSTHGAFGSIAFGIGTSQVAQVFASQCLLLNKPKSMRITVNGKLNENVQPKDVILYIISKIGTDGGTGYFCEYAGNVFEEMSMEGRMTVCNMSIEMGARGGMIAPDETTFEYVHGRKFAPEGEDWNEKVAYWRTLKTDEGAVFDQELSFDAADIYPMITYGTNPGMGISIREVIPAPQNESEEKALQYMGLEAGQAVNSIKVNYVFIGSCTNARIEDFRSAAQYIKGKSKSEAVKALIVPGSQQVVKQIYEEGLDKIFSDAGFQIRQPGCSACLAMNDDKIPEGEYCVSTSNRNFEGRQGQGSRTILASPLTAAKAAIEGKISAFESLN